A section of the Echeneis naucrates chromosome 12, fEcheNa1.1, whole genome shotgun sequence genome encodes:
- the prnpb gene encoding prion protein b, protein MGRLGEVAVVCLFIICLLSTDSTWAKRGSGSSSSSSGKKTSSTSSRGGTQSKPSHSQPGNYPRQPQSPNRNNNPYPSGGSYPYPGTGNTNSGGYPRQNPASYPGAGSNPNQYPGRANPGGYPNQNPAGGYPAAGGYPNQYQPGGGYPAAGGYPNQYPGRAGTNQGGYPNQYPAAGGYPAAGGYPAAGGYPAAGGYPAAGGYPNQRNYPNQYPAAGGYPAGGYPNQNPGRAGINPGGYPYQYPGGGGYPVRGGNTGQGWGQPGGYPGGYPGGAVGGYPNWNPNNKILSPRFGGTSYGYGGYGMGGSPFSQSVQSMGYKPKSTSFAKKAMVAAGVGAVAGMAVGYGLGRFPRPHFNFRNQEEEYYYNNYMYRQYGVRSTDKNDYGRDYVYKLPPRAETFDSFMNRCMNGTDTLKDQNSSVSTPKTGVQKEDDDTVSIEEIGYPALIEQVKSRRCVEKYMVYSKSFLQERKHEQQYQPNRSSPLSHGVIQLFASLFMLLSSVFLLQ, encoded by the coding sequence ATGGGGAGGTTGGGTGAAGTGGCTGTTGTGTGCCTTTTTATAATCTGTCTCCTGAGCACTGATTCAACATGGGCCAAACGAggaagtggcagcagcagcagcagcagcggcaagAAAACCTCGTCTACCAGCAGCAGGGGTGGGACGCAGTCAAAACCATCTCATTCTCAGCCAGGAAACTATCCCCGACAGCCACAGAGTCCCAATCGCAACAACAATCCATACCCTTCAGGTGGAAGTTATCCTTATCCTGGAACAGGCAACACTAATTCAGGAGGTTACCCAAGACAAAACCCTGCAAGTTACCCAGGAGCTGGTAGTAACCCCAACCAGTATCCCGGCAGAGCCAATCCAGGAGGTTATCCCAACCAGAACCCTGCAGGTGGCTATCCTGCTGCCGGAGGGTATCCTAACCAGTATCAACCTGGTGGGGGCTACCCAGCAGCAGGTGGTTATCCCAACCAATACCCAGGCAGAGCTGGAACTAACCAGGGAGGATATCCTAACCAATACCCAGCTGCAGGAGGCTATCCAGCTGCAGGAGGCTATCCAGCTGCAGGAGGCTACCCAGCTGCAGGAGGCTATCCAGCTGCTGGTGGTTACCCTAATCAGAGAAATTACCCAAATCAGTATCCAGCTGCCGGGGGTTACCCAGCAGGTGGCTATCCTAACCAAAACCCAGGAAGGGCAGGTATCAATCCAGGCGGGTACCCATACCAGTATCCAGGAGGAGGTGGTTACCCAGTCAGAGGAGGAAACACGGGACAGGGTTGGGGTCAGCCAGGTGGATATCCAGGTGGCTACCCTGGTGGAGCAGTTGGTGGATACCCCAACTGGAACCCAAATAATAAGATTCTCAGCCCCCGCTTTGGTGGAACAAGCTACGGATATGGTGGCTATGGGATGGGAGGCTCTCCTTTTTCTCAGTCTGTGCAGAGTATGGGATATAAACCAAAGTCAACAAGCTTTGCTAAAAAAGCCATGGTAGCTGCAGGTGTTGGTGCTGTGGCTGGCATGGCTGTTGGATATGGACTAGGTCGCTTCCCTCGACCACATTTCAATTTCCGCAATCAAGAAGAGGAATATTATTACAACAATTACATGTATCGTCAATACGGAGTCCGCTCCACAGATAAAAACGACTATGGCCGTGATTATGTCTACAAGCTTCCACCGCGGGCAGAGACCTTCGACAGCTTCATGAATCGCTGTATGAATGGCACGGACACTCTGAAAGATCAGAACAGCAGTGTTTCCACTCCGAAGACTGGGGTTCAAAAAGAGGATGATGACACCGTCAGCATTGAGGAGATTGGTTACCCAGCACTAATTGAGCAGGTGAAGTCACGGCGCTGTGTTGAGAAGTACATGGTTTATTCCAAGAGCTTTCTTCAGGAACGAAAACATGAGCAACAATATCAGCCCAATCGCAGCAGCCCACTGAGCCATGGGGTGATTCAGCTTTTTGCCTCCCTCTTCATGCTCCTTTCCAGCGTGTTCCTGCTTCAGTAA
- the LOC115051942 gene encoding protein phosphatase PTC7 homolog has translation MLSVLSYGRLVARAVLGGLSQTDGRDYSLITASYGFGKDFRKGILKKGMCYGDDACFIARHRTADVLGVADGVGGWRDYGVDPSQFSATLMRTCERLVREGRFTPSYPVGILTSGYYELLQNKVPLLGSSTACIVVLDRRSHRLHTCNLGDSGFLVVRGGEVVHRSDEQQHYFNTPFQLSIAPPGAEGVVLSDSPEAADSSSFDVQLGDIILTATDGLFDNMPDYMILQELKKLKTTNYDSILQTAQSIAKQAHDLAYDPNYMSPFAQFACDNGLNVRGGKPDDITVLLSIVAEYTD, from the exons ATGTTATCCGTACTGTCTTATGGCAGACTGGTAGCCAGGGCCGTCCTGGGCGGACTCTCTCAGACGGATGGTCGGGACTACAGCCTGATCACCGCCAGCTATGGCTTCGGGAAGGACTTTCGTAAAGGGATCCTGAAGAAAGGGATGTGCTACGGGGACGATGCCTGCTTCATCGCGCGGCACAGGACCGCAGATGTGTTGG GTGTGGCAGATGGTGTAGGTGGTTGGCGCGATTATGGTGTTGACCCGTCTCAGTTCTCTGCCACCTTAATGAGAACCTGTGAGCGACTGGTTAGGGAAGGACGCTTCACTCCCAGTTATCCAGTGGGAATCCTGACGTCTGGTTACTACGAGCTTCTACAGAACAAAGTCCCCCTGCTAG GAAGCAGCACTGCCTGTATTGTTGTTCTAGATCGGAGGAGTCATAGGTTACACACATGTAACCTTGGTGACTCTGGTTTCCTGGTGGTTAGGGGAGGAGAGGTGGTCCACCGCTCGGACGAACAACAGCACTATTTTAACACACCCTTCCAGCTGTCCATCGCTCCTCCGGGAGCAGAAGGGGTGGTGCTTAGTGACAG TCCCgaagcagctgacagctccTCCTTTGATGTGCAGCTTGGTGACATCATCCTAACAGCAACCGATGGCCTCTTTGACAACATGCCAGACTATATGATCCTACAGGAGCTCAAAAAACTCAAG ACAACCAACTATGACAGCATCCTGCAGACAGCACAGAGCATTGCAAAGCAAGCTCATGACCTTGCCTATGATCCGAACTATATGTCTCCTTTTGCACAGTTTGCTTGTGACAATGGGCTGAATGTTAGAG GAGGGAAGCCAGATGatatcacagtgctgctgtcTATTGTGGCTGAATATacagactga